A single Desulfuromonas sp. DNA region contains:
- a CDS encoding DUF1540 domain-containing protein, with translation MPMNMPKVTDCSVSDCAYNDKHACHAMAITVGEKPSEPVCDTYFQSSIHGGVRDMNAGVGACKSYDCQHNTDFECMAPNVHIAMKGSQPDCLDFEPR, from the coding sequence ATGCCCATGAATATGCCCAAAGTCACCGACTGTTCGGTTTCCGACTGTGCCTACAACGACAAGCACGCCTGTCACGCCATGGCTATTACTGTGGGGGAGAAGCCCAGTGAGCCGGTCTGCGACACCTATTTTCAGTCATCCATCCACGGCGGAGTGAGGGACATGAACGCCGGGGTCGGAGCCTGCAAATCCTATGACTGCCAGCACAACACGGATTTCGAGTGCATGGCCCCCAATGTCCACATCGCCATGAAAGGCAGCCAGCCGGACTGCCTCGATTTCGAGCCCCGCTGA
- a CDS encoding transcriptional regulator gives METKPKPATVPPLRRDTLRRQLLDLLEKQSLNSMEISAALGIAEKEVFVHLEHVQHTLRNAPRQLRITPAACRQCGFVFRKRERLKRPGKCPLCRAETISQPLFTID, from the coding sequence ATGGAAACCAAGCCGAAGCCCGCAACGGTTCCGCCCCTGCGAAGGGACACCCTCCGCAGGCAGCTCCTCGACCTGCTGGAAAAGCAGTCCCTGAACTCCATGGAGATCTCGGCGGCCCTCGGCATTGCCGAAAAGGAGGTCTTCGTCCACCTGGAGCACGTCCAGCATACCCTTCGCAACGCCCCCCGGCAACTTCGAATCACTCCCGCCGCCTGCCGGCAGTGCGGCTTCGTGTTCCGCAAGCGGGAACGCCTGAAAAGGCCGGGCAAGTGCCCCCTCTGCCGCGCCGAAACCATCAGCCAGCCGCTCTTCACCATCGACTAG